In Chryseobacterium salivictor, the DNA window GCCCGAACTGTCCGAAAATGTAGAATAATCTGTTCCTTCCAGATCAACACCGACGGCAGGTTTTAGAATTCCTCCTCCTGTAATTTGCCCTGTAATGGATGAATGTTGCGCAAAGTAAAAACCTGTTGCTATCAAACATCCAAAAGATAATAATCCTCTTTTCATTAAAACATATTTAAGTTATAATGGCAAAACTACAAAAGTTAGTCTAATCTAACAATTAAAATAGGAGAAATTATCCCCTATTTTTAAACCAAAAAAAAGCAAGAAATTAATCTTGCTTTTTTGGTTTAAATGATCTTTAAAGAAAATATAATTATTGTTTTTTTATCATTGATTTTTTAAATCTCATCATGACAACGTCGCTCATCAAAAGTTCCAATTTACCTTCGTCAGTAATTCTGTAACTGGTAATTCCTTTCATCCCTTTTAAGAAAAACACTTCGCCGTCACCACAATATCTCAGGGTAGTGATACCGGGATCAGCAAACGAAATCTTATTTCCATTCAACTTAAAGTCGGTGTTATAACCGTTGCAACCTGTTGTTCCGTTAACAGTGTTTGTTGATTTATTGAAAGTAATCGCCGGTTTTTCATCCGGAAATAATCCCTGGAAAGCAATTCTGGGTCCGGTGATATATTCCAGTTCCCATGCGTTATTATACAATTTTGAACTGTCGCCAAACGTATTGGTAGAACATGAAACTAC includes these proteins:
- a CDS encoding META domain-containing protein, with protein sequence MKKHTLFLIALISLFVVSCSTNTFGDSSKLYNNAWELEYITGPRIAFQGLFPDEKPAITFNKSTNTVNGTTGCNGYNTDFKLNGNKISFADPGITTLRYCGDGEVFFLKGMKGITSYRITDEGKLELLMSDVVMMRFKKSMIKKQ